GGAAGTAGACATACCTGGTCGAGGATCTCACCCGGGAGTGCCGGGTGGCGAACGCATTTGTGCCCCCTCCCCGTACCATTTCGGGACGAGATCACCTGAACCCGCCTGCCGTACGAGTGAGAGGCCCGCCATGTTCCGCGCCCGGGGAGTGTGGTGTCTGCTGGGCGCCCTCCTCGCGGTGCTGCTCGCCGGGATCCCGTCGACGGCGGCCGGGGGCGGCCCCCCGAAGGCCGCCGGCCCGACGACGACCTTCGCGCGGGCGACCGCTCTCGTACCGACCCCTCTCGTACCGGGCGCCTCTTCGCGCCCCGCCACGACACCGCAGCACGCCGCCTCGGTGGGCTCCGGGCAGGGCCCGTCCTGCGCTCCCGGCGGTGGGGACCACGGCGGGATCCCGGCCGTGCCGCCCCGCTGCGGTGACCCACAGCACGCCGCCCCCGCCGCCCGGGTCGCGGCGGAGCAGCCGGCGGCCTGGCGGACGACACCCGTACGGGTCCTCGTCCGCGGGCCCGACCGAACGACGCCGGGCCCCGTGGAGCTGTCCGTGATGCGGGTCTAGGAGGACCGGTCGTTTCCGCCGGTCCGTCCTTTCACCCGCACCCCGCAGCTTCGGAGCACCCGCATGTCCCCTTCCCCCTCCTCTTCCTCCTCCCGCAAGCCCTCCCCGCGCCGGCCCCTGCTGATCGCGGCCGGGGTCGCCATCGCCGCCGTCACCCTCGGCCTGGTCTCCTGGCAGGCCACCGCCCCCGAGGAGCGCGGTGACTCGGGCGGCGACGCGGCCTCCGCCCGCCCCGCGCCGCAGGCCAACCCCGAACTGCTGAAGCTCGCCCGCCGCGACGCCGGCGACAAGCTCGCCGTCGGCCGCGCCGACGCGCCCGTCGTACTGATCGAGTACTCCGACTTCAAGTGCGGCTACTGCGGCAAGTTCGCCCGGGACACCGAACCCGAACTGGTGAAGAAGTACGTGGAGGCCGGCACCCTGCGCATCGAGTGGCGCAACTTCCCCATCTTCGGCGCGGAATCCGAGGCCGCCGCCAAGGCCGCCTGGGCGGCGGGCCGACAGGACCGCTTCGAACGGTTCCACTCGGCCGCCTACGCGGAGGGAGCCAAGGAGAAGGGCTTCGGCGAGGCCCGACTCACCGAGCTGGCCCGCGAGGCCGGAGTGCCCGACCTGGAGCGCTTCAAGCGGGACATGGCCGGTGAGGAGGCCGCCGCGGCGGTGCGCGCCGACCAGCAGGAGGGCTACCGCATCGGCGTCACCTCCACCCCGTCGTTCCTGGTCAACGGGCAGCCCGTGGCCGGCGCGCAGCCCCTCGACGCCTTCGAGGCCGCCATCGCCCGCGCCGAGGCGGCGGCCCGGAAGTGACCGACATCGGATACCTGGCCGCCCTGCTGGGCGGCCTCCTCGCGCTGCTCAGCCCGTGCAGCGCCCTGCTGCTGCCCGCCTTCTTCGCGTACTCGATCGACTCCACGTCACGGCTGCTGGCCCGCACCGGGATCTTCTACGCGGGCCTGGCGAGCACCCTCGTACCGCTGGGCGCGGCCGGCTCGTACGCGGGCCGGTTCTTCCACGGAAACCGCGAGACCCTCGTCCTCGTCGGCGGCTGGCTGATCATCGCGCTCGGGATCGCGCAGATCCTCGGCCTGGGCTTCGCCTCCCGGCGGATCGCGGAGCTCTCCGGACGGATCCGGCCGACCACCGCGCTGTCGGTGTACGCGCTCGGCGCCGTCTACGGCCTGGCCGGCTTCTGCGCCGGCCCGATCCTCGGCAGCGTGTTGACCGTGGCCGCCGTCAGCGGCAGCCCGGTCTACGGCGGCCTGCTGCTGGCCGTCTACGCCCTCGGGATGGCCGCGCCGCTGTTCCTGCTGGCCCTGCTGTGGGACCGCTTCGAGCTGGGCCGCAAGCGCTGGCTGCGCGGCCGGACCATCCGGGTGGGCCCGCTCGGGCTGCACACCACCTCGGTGCTGTCGGGGCTGTTCTTCATCACCCTGGGCGCGCTGTTCCTGATCTACGACGGGGCGAGCGCGCTGCCCGGACTGCTGGACGTGGACGACTCGTTCGCGGTGGAGCAACGGGTCCGCTCGATCGCCGACGCGGTACCGGACTGG
This region of Streptomyces sp. NBC_00513 genomic DNA includes:
- a CDS encoding thioredoxin domain-containing protein, producing the protein MSPSPSSSSSRKPSPRRPLLIAAGVAIAAVTLGLVSWQATAPEERGDSGGDAASARPAPQANPELLKLARRDAGDKLAVGRADAPVVLIEYSDFKCGYCGKFARDTEPELVKKYVEAGTLRIEWRNFPIFGAESEAAAKAAWAAGRQDRFERFHSAAYAEGAKEKGFGEARLTELAREAGVPDLERFKRDMAGEEAAAAVRADQQEGYRIGVTSTPSFLVNGQPVAGAQPLDAFEAAIARAEAAARK
- a CDS encoding cytochrome c biogenesis CcdA family protein; its protein translation is MTDIGYLAALLGGLLALLSPCSALLLPAFFAYSIDSTSRLLARTGIFYAGLASTLVPLGAAGSYAGRFFHGNRETLVLVGGWLIIALGIAQILGLGFASRRIAELSGRIRPTTALSVYALGAVYGLAGFCAGPILGSVLTVAAVSGSPVYGGLLLAVYALGMAAPLFLLALLWDRFELGRKRWLRGRTIRVGPLGLHTTSVLSGLFFITLGALFLIYDGASALPGLLDVDDSFAVEQRVRSIADAVPDWALLGLVAAAAGAVALTQWRRTVRSAKDETHVKDGAGAMEE